The following coding sequences lie in one Cygnus atratus isolate AKBS03 ecotype Queensland, Australia unplaced genomic scaffold, CAtr_DNAZoo_HiC_assembly HiC_scaffold_45, whole genome shotgun sequence genomic window:
- the LOC118261218 gene encoding LOW QUALITY PROTEIN: ATPase family AAA domain-containing protein 2-like (The sequence of the model RefSeq protein was modified relative to this genomic sequence to represent the inferred CDS: inserted 2 bases in 1 codon; substituted 1 base at 1 genomic stop codon), translating into MANLTRFISQCSVVCKEKPVDHAEDPDPKSVAYRLYTDGGNMPGDMPGDKRPADIGETAKAATAKSLCIRKGCLFYGSPGTAKTLVVRALANECSRGDRKIPFFMRKASDCLGQWVGESERQLRSLFEQAYQMRPSVIFFDEVDGLAPVQCSKQDQIHSSIVSTLLTLLDGIDNRGEIVVVGATNRLGSIDPALRRPGRFDREFLFNLPNKEARKEIFKIHTRDRIPKPPDLLLDELAEKCIGECGADIKSLCAEAALCSLCRRYPPIYASGEKLRLDVNSMKLKAKAFLMAVKKVVPASNRIVASPGQALSPIFKPLFENSVANILQAAQKTFPHAELALKKDRQQDNLNPILQDDILDSDDDASSISGDELPDKMPDRPEEKFLCFCRSAYYKPPSCQPHLLIVGKAGYGQVSYLAPAVLHALEKFPVHTLELSILFTNIAPPEEICGEIQKCFLKEFGEVYXSKEDRARIFEDLILDRTAKPPVKKAVRRTLEVLPVASPAEPQEPTEEEVGLLEEEAEDTLRELSIFLREVTQRLATDRRFMEFTKPVDPQKVPGYATITKEAMDLSTVLSKIDSPQYLSAGDFLKDIDLICNNALEYNPDQRPADPLVRNRAYVLQDTAYSIVMKEMDAEVGXLWEELKESCEKRGIQTMGPQFLCFPCQSSKMKIMDFEERILLKESAEGTNLQVLQQREEGVFNSIKKMKYRKMTKMEEIVLQVGQQQMSVENTVEASTEPDNVVIVDHYELKEIKKGIAVFQYYK; encoded by the exons ATGGCAAATCTCACCAGGTTTATAAGCCAGTGCTCCGTGGTATGCAAAGAAAAGCCTGTGGACCACGCGGAGGATCCAGATCCCAAGTCTGTTGCGTACCGTCTGTACACAG ATGGAGGAAATATGCCTGGAGATATGCCAGGAGATAAACGGCCTGCTGATATCGGGGAAACTGCAAAAGCTGCTACTGCCAAGTCGTTGTGCATCAGAAA AGGCTGTTTGTTCTATGGCTCCCCAGGAACGGCAAAGACGCTGGTTGTTCGTGCTCTTGCTAACGAATGTAGCCGAGGAGACAGGAAAATACCGTTTTTTATGAGAAAAGCTTCAGACTGCCTGGGACAATGGGTGGGGGAATCAGAACGTCAGCTTCGCTCGTTATTTGAACA GGCCTATCAGATGCGAccttcagttattttctttgatgAGGTAGATGGCCTCGCTCCTGTGCAGTGCAGTAAACAAGACCAAATTCATAG tTCCATTGTCTCAACACTTCTGACACTTCTGGATGGCATAGACAACAGAGGGGAGATTGTGGTAGTCGGAGCCACCAACAGACTAGGTTCTATAGATCCTGCTTTACGGAGACCAGGACGCTTTGACAGAGAGTTCCTCTTCAACTTGCCAAATAAAGAG GctagaaaagaaattttcaagaTTCATACTCGTGACCGGATCCCTAAGCCACCGGACCTGTTGCTTGATGAGCTAGCTGAGAAATGCATTGGtg AATGTGGTGCAGATATAAAATCCTTATGTGCTGAAGCTGCGCTGTGCTCTCTGTGTCGACGCTATCCTCCGATCTATGCAAGTGGGGAGAAATTGCGACTAGACGTTAATTCCatgaaactaaaagcaaaggcttttttGATGGCTGTGAAGAAGGTTGTTCCAGCTTCAAACAGGATTGTGGCTTCACCTGGACAAGCACTATCACCCATTTTTAAGCCgctttttgaaaattcagtagCGAATATTTTACAAGCCGCGCAGAAGACATTTCCGCATGCAGAGCTTGCGCTAAAGAAGGACCGACAGCAAG acAATTTAAATCCTATTTTACAAGATGATATACTTGACAGTGATGACGACGCATCCTCAATCTCTGGAGATGAACTACCAGATAAAATGCCTGACAGACCCGAGGAAAAAttcctctgtttctgcag GAGTGCTTACTACAAACCGCCATCATGTCAGCCCCATCTGCTAATAGTAGGAAAAGCGGGATATGGCCAGGTTTCTTATTTGGCACCCGCGGTGTTGCATGCTTTGGAGAAGTTTCCCGTTCACACCCTGGAGCTATCCATTCTGTTTACAAACATTGCACCGCCAGAAGAAATATGCGGAGAg atccaaaaatgctttcttaagGAATTTGGAGAAGTTTA GAGTAAGGAGGACAGAGCAAGAATTTTTGAGGACCTAATTCTAGATCGAACTGCTAAGCCTCCGGTAAAGAAAGCAG TTCGCCGGACATTGGAAGTCCTGCCTGTAGCATCACCAGCTGAGCCTCAAGAGCCGACAGAGGAAGAAGTAGGactgctggaggaggaagcGGAGGATACGTTGCGTGAACTTAGCATTTTCTTAAGGGAGGTTACTCAGAGACTTGCCACTGACAGACGTTTCATGGAATTTACAAAGCCCGTTGACCCACAGAAG GTACCTGGTTATGCAACAATCACTAAAGAGGCAATGGATCTTTCAACAGTCCTCAGTAAAATTGACTCGCCCCAATACCTAAGTGCAGGAGACTTTCTGAAGGATATTGATCTGATCTGTAACAATGCCTTAGAATACAACCCAGATCAAAGACCTGCAG ATCCTCTCGTTAGGAACAGAGCCTATGTTTTGCAAGACACTGCATATTCTATAGTGATGAAAGAAATGGATGCAGAGGTTGGGTGACTTTGGGAAGAACTTAAAGAATCTTGTGAGAAAAGAG GGATACAGACAATGGGACCTcagttcctttgttttccttgtcaGTCAAGTAAGATGAAGATAATGGattttgaagaaagaattcTTTTG AAAGAAAGCGCAGAAGGAACAAATCTGCAGGTActgcagcaaagagaagaaggagTTTTCAATTcgataaagaaaatgaagtaccGGAAGATGACCAAAATG GAAGAGATTGTTTTGCAG